The DNA region ACTAATTAACAAACATTCATAATTAGTTACATAATccaacaattaattataaataattcaaccCAGATCAGGAACCGTGAAATACTCATCATCGTCATCTTGTTGGATCTCGATTCTTGCCTTCTTGTATGGCGGCACGTTGGATTTAGTCTGCCTGTATGAAGAATTAGCAGCATAATTGTTGTTAAGCTGAGGAACTTCCGCAGCCGCAACATGATCATCTGCAAGCAACCACTCAAGTTCACCAAACTCCAGATGTTCTTTCTGCACATAAGAATATTAATGAATTACAAACATGATGTGAATacaaatatacaataataataccTTGTCTGATGATTCAAAGTCGGAGAAACGCAACAAGTCGTCGACACCCCATGGAGAAACAGGTTGTTGTTGAGTTGGTGGGTGCGATGgctttgatgatgatgatgttattgAGTTTGGAGGAGGAGCatcgttgttgttgttgttattggAACGAGAACCTAAGGCGACCCGAATGCCGGTAGCAAGGAACCTTTGGTGGTCGGCAGCATGTTTGTTTGCAGAATGAATAGGTTCATCACAATCTTGACAAAACAGAGCTCTGTCCTCAACACAGAATATGAAAGCAGGCTTCTCCTGtagttataataatacataCTTGTTTCAGTTCAATTCacttcaattcaattcatattaGATTAACATACTTGGCATATATCACATGTTGGAAGCTTGGTAGAAAGACATTGAAGAAGAAGCCTCTGATGTTTGCTTGCTAGTTTATTAGCTGCGTGTACTTCAAAATCACATTTTGAACATAACGCAGCCTCATCCGCGCAGCATATCACCGTTGCCGGTGCCTTCTCACACACATCGCATTGGATTTTCATTATCCAAATCTACCTACATAGAGACAGACAAATCCCAGTATCCAAAAACTTTACCACTTCAGATTGCGGGAGAATCAGAGAGTATCCtttgtgagagagagagaataagTGATGGAGAAGAATGagatatcatatatatttttagtggTGTAGAATGGAACAAGTGAGCTGTAGATAAGATATATTAATGAGATCATGAGATGCATGgttgataatttattatttattttaattattaattaattaattaattaataatagtgaGTGAGAAAGTAATGGTAGGAAAGGAGATGACGGACAGGAAACAAGAAAGGCAGCGGAAGAAGTAATGGCCCCAAATTATTTTGGCATTGAATTgaaagattttattattattattattgtgaagCCGtacttctctctctatatacTAATTGTTAGCAACCAttcaataatcaaatattacttttcaattattattattatttgcttcaagttgacaaatatgaaaaacttatatatattaagaattgaCCAAGTAGtacaaataattgaataattgaCAACTTTAACAAGATATTAATCACTCTTTttatattagtaattttaaCAAGATATTAATCACTCTTTTTATATTAGTACTCTTCAACCCAATTAGCCGACATTAGTTAATTTTACTTCTTCTAGTACATGGCTGCTGACTTTGGATTGCAACAATATTTTTCCTATCTCAACTctataaatttgaacaaaatccATCAATTTGGACAACTCAAAACTGTCAggaattcataaatatatatttgttttattagtgaatataaaatataatgtataaaaatatgaatgttTAAATCATAAAACATCAAATTCAAAGTATTATAAATGAATATCTCAGTGTAAGAAATCGAGTAATAGAGTGCTTAGAacatttaatgtattaattcgAAACATAACCCGATTCGAATCCGAAGTAGTAATTTGGATTAACTAGTTTGAATTGAACTAACTTCGGATTTTTATAAGTTTgtctaactaaaaatatattgtcCAATTTTCTTTTACTAGATTGTATTAcactacaaaatatatattaaattataattgatattaaattataactcaattcttatgtttaattttttttagaattataattcaattttagttcttatattttaaaaaatataataaaacaatttgaatatatattatttatattattaaaataattgtttgacACAACTTATTAAACTTAAGTATTAAGTTCAGAACTCAAtttgcataaaaaaatattatttttatagattaatttactaaattaaaaaaattacttgttCAACTTGTTAActccctaaataataaaaataaaatattggtattttaaattcttaaattaaaataaaaaaaaatacgattcaaaatttaactttctaacatttttcctattttttttttttttttatttatcttaaaatctTCATATTTGAGTATATAtctttcctatttttttttttttatagaaaccGAGAAAGAAAAGCAAtgaacaaaaaataaatgtttttggATCCTATTTTTATAGGTTGTTCTCAAATTATCttctttaataattaagaatgtaacgaataaaaaaacattataatgcAGCTTGACTTGTACCTTGTAAAGGATAATTATTATACTTTCAAATTAAGGTTctcaaaatttagaatttactttaaattaaattgatataaataaaaataatataaattaacacaaaaacaaaaaaaaacaaaaattatagtGCAAAAGTGTCGccaaatacataaattattgttgtcataaaatcattatattattattaagttttttttgtattatcaatttaaaatatatataattaagtatacaactcatgaataataataaataaatgacacaataaataagttatatatataaaataaaattatctatttaaattaataataactttttgttatttataaatataaattaaatttttattgtaaaattataaaaccaaattttaataaaattataaaatttaagtgtaataaatttaaaattataaaattaactggTTAACCGcaaaatcataattttgtttattaacttCTCTTAAACAAGATGGACAAACAATAGTTAAATAGTTAGGTCTCAATccaatttattatcatttttttaatttttttttatggattcAACACAAGAAAATGTTTAACCTAAAATCAACCCCAAATATATGTAAAGAAAGTGTTTATACactaataaaattcattttcttcttaCCAAAATAATACGAAGgattactttaaaaaattgatgttttttttacgTATTTTTAAACCtacaaaatgttttaaatagacaatatatttagtttttttttaaattttttttagacttcataaataattaattaaagaattttacagcttacaactttattttttatataacaaatataaaaaatattttttttactaaagaATTTATttccccatatatatatatatatatatattaattaataatttgttttaaaacattatctaaaacattactaaaaataattattaaaacaataataataaaaaacattaatagagataaaataaataataaacttttaatttatcttatatttatagttaataaaatataaatttatttaaaaatacatattttaaataattatgtattttttaatgttatatatatttacatttattttattattattaaaattataaatattttattattaaatttattttattttataaataaattagttttattacttaatattttaaatatattaaaataaaaagttattcaaaatttattttaaaataatttaattaattaaaagtttttgaaaattcaaGAGATTTAAAAGATACAAAATATAATcgttaaaatgtaaaatatccaaaatattattttaaaattttaattaatattattttaattatttatatcttaaacatttatatatatcattaattttttttttactttttcgtttttatataaaataatattttattaataaattattaatttttttcatatatatatatatatatatattattacaattgttttttaattttattatgttgatattttaatttttatttttttatattcaaattaaataaatataataaaaatataatatatatatttatatatatgagaaataacATAGAAATTGGTATGGATTATATagtaaaagtaataataattatattttgaaaaaataaatatttaaaaggtaaaaataataatttagaaatgtGATGTTGGTTACTACTCAGTTAAAAAACACTAATTTAgaacttttatttattgaatgtaaagattaatttataatttttatttattatcatattgAATGTAAACAGTTTATGAAAAAGTTATAGCAACAACTATATAAACCAAGCATATACATTCTGAgggtaaaatattaaataaattatttatgattttataaattttctgaCCAAAAGTTGGAAAATTgggtaaaatattaaataaattatttatgattttataaattttctgaCCAAAAGTTGGAAAATTTTAGGAAAAAAATTTAAGGGGAAATTCAGAGACCCATCATCCTGGGATGGAGTGATCATCTCAGATGATCAATCTGAAGAACGAAGAACAGGTCAACATATTTAGACCTGAAGAACCATATCATAACAGACGGAAGTGGTTTTGATGGTAGGTGGCTCTTGTTTGGATGCGATGTCACAACTTCTTTAAAGATAACACAGTTCGGAAAAGAAAGCACGAGCTTCTATGCAAACCAAAGGTCGTCTATCAACAAAGTGCTAGAGAGGCTTTTAGACATGAACCAAGATGTTTGATATGGATTTTGAACTAAAACAGTGAAGAAAAAATAGGATTAGATGCATTTTGACACTGAACATTGAAAAGTATTATGAATTTTAGATTTCTGCTTAATTTTGCATGTAAAACTTTGTATGGAAAGTTCTGATTTTGACACTAAACATTGATCCGTATTATGCATTTTGACACGAAAAAATTGTATGAAAAATTCtgatgaaaataatataatggtagtaaaaatgaaagaagataaaataaaataacacatataaaCCACCCACCGCTTATAAAAGATCTATTTGaggacaaaaaaataaatattaaaaagtataatatttaaaaggtaaaaataataaaagatcgatctgatataatatttgaaaattgtattatttaaattatacttaaaaattatataataaaaaatttatgttataatattattagttagaagaataaaataataaaaagtaaaattaaagaCATTATCAAACGgatttctattataatatatatttataaaacattttagtattttgtatgtaataaaaatacaaaatattttattactaaatattttatttccctatatatatatattaattaaaattttgtttttaaaacattatctataacataattaaaaaaataattattaaaataataataataataagagataaaatgattttaagacaaatatatttaaaaaaattatattaaacagatttatatatatatatatatatatataataaaacataataggattaataaattaaatagttataaaattatataaatataagaaataattataacaaaataatatagtttttacaaaatttatataattaattgttttgtaattcaattatttaaaatattatatttcttaaataatatatttaaattgataaaacaaattatttaaaattctaatatttattatatattattctctttttttttgttaatatatatatatatatatatatatatatatatatatatatataatttttaatcttaatatatataacaatgtatttatacatttataatt from Impatiens glandulifera chromosome 5, dImpGla2.1, whole genome shotgun sequence includes:
- the LOC124938572 gene encoding B-box zinc finger protein 24-like; protein product: MKIQCDVCEKAPATVICCADEAALCSKCDFEVHAANKLASKHQRLLLQCLSTKLPTCDICQEKPAFIFCVEDRALFCQDCDEPIHSANKHAADHQRFLATGIRVALGSRSNNNNNNDAPPPNSITSSSSKPSHPPTQQQPVSPWGVDDLLRFSDFESSDKKEHLEFGELEWLLADDHVAAAEVPQLNNNYAANSSYRQTKSNVPPYKKARIEIQQDDDDEYFTVPDLG